A genomic stretch from Neomonachus schauinslandi chromosome 16, ASM220157v2, whole genome shotgun sequence includes:
- the SIGLEC10 gene encoding sialic acid-binding Ig-like lectin 10 isoform X4 — protein MLLLMLLALLWGGSPAQDLGFSLQVQRVVTVQEGLCVRVPCTLSYPPLGWTEDTPALGYWFLAGTDSSVGRPVATNDQNRAVRTVPQDRFQLVGDPQNRNCSLLIREALVEDSALYFFRVERGRYVQYSFMKNQFYLQVTALTQQPDVYAPEILEPGHQVTLICVFNWTFEDCPAPTFSWLGAAVSAPEPRPTSSYFSVLTLTPRPQDHGTHLTCRVDFSRKGVSTERTIRLNVAHAPKDLVISVSRANTSALEPPAHSPHLEAEKGQFLRLLCAADSQPPATLSWALEDRVLSRSHPQGSGTLELVLPGVKPGNSGCYTCRAENRLGSQSRTLDLSVQYAPENLRVMTLHANRTVLENLGNGTSLPVLEGQSLRLLCVTHSNPPARLSWVLGGQTLSPSQPTDPGILELPQIEMEHEGDLTCQAQNPLGSQHVSLHLSVVYPPRLLSPSCSWDGEGLHCSCSSQAHPAPTLRWRLGEGLLEGNHSNASWTITSSSAGPWANSSLSLSGLLGSGLRLSCEARNAHGKQSATVLLLPDKGLVSKAFTNGTFLGIGIMTLLFLCLLLVMKTLKKKQTQAGTPPRPRATRRSTILDYINVFPNPGPLAQNRKATPSSPSQAPPPGAHSLEFKKNQKELHVVAHTCPGPKSFTQASESENNQEELHYATLHFLGLRPWETQEPKDTYSEYTNIKFH, from the exons ATGCTCCTGCTGATGCTCTTGGCCCTGCTGTGGGGCG GGTCCCCGGCTCAGGACCTAGGATTCTCGCTGCAAGTGCAGAGGGTGGTGACGGTGCAGGAgggcctgtgtgtgcgtgtgccctGCACCCTCTCCTACCCCCCGCTAGGCTGGACGGAGGATACCCCGGCTCTTGGCTACTGGTTCCTAGCCGGGACAGACTCGAGCGTCGGAAGACCAGTGGCCACAAACGACCAGAATCGGGCAGTGCGGACTGTGCCCCAGGATCGATTCCAGCTCGTTGGTGATCCCCAGAACCGAAATTgttccctgctgatcagagaggCCCTGGTGGAGGACTCGGCGCTGTACTTCTTTCGGGTGGAGAGAGGCCGTTACGTGCAATACAGTTTTATGAAAAACCAGTTCTATCTGCAAGTGACAG CCCTGACACAGCAGCCAGATGTCTACGCCCCAGAGATCCTGGAGCCAGGACACCAGGTGACACTCATCTGTGTGTTTAACTGGACCTTTGAGGATTGTCCAGCCCCTACTTTCTCCTGGCTGGGGGCCGCCGTCTCCGCCCCAGAACCCAGACCAACGTCCTCCTACTTCTCGGTGCTTACTCTCACGCCGAGACCCCAGGACCATGGCACCCACCTCACCTGCCGCGTAGACTTCTCCAGGAAGGGTGTGAGCACAGAGAGAACCATCCGACTTAATGTCGCCC ATGCCCCCAAAGACCTGGTTATCAGCGTTTCCCGTGCCAACACGTCAG CCCTGGAGCCCCCCGCACACAGCCCACATCTAGAGGCTGAGAAAGGCCAGTTCCTGCGACTGCTCTGTGCTGCCGACAGCCAGCCCCCTGCCACACTGAGCTGGGCCCTGGAGGACAGGGTCCTGTCGAGGTCCCACCCCCAGGGCTCCGGAACCCTCGAGCTGGTGCTGCCGGGGGTAAAGCCTGGGAATTCGGGCTGCTATACCTGCCGAGCCGAGAACAGGCTTGGCTCCCAGAGCCGCACCCTGGACCTCTCTGTGCAGT ATGCCCCAGAGAATCTGAGAGTGATGACCCTGCATGCAAATAGGACAG TCCTGGAAAACCTCGGGAATGGCACATCCCTCCCAGTCCTGGAGGGCCAAAGCTTGCGTCTGCTCTGTGTCACCCACAGCAACCCCCCAGCGCGGTTGAGCTGGGTCCTGGGGGGACAGACTCTgagcccctcccagcccacagACCCTGGGATCCTGGAGCTCCCTCAGATAGAAATGGAGCATGAAGGAGACCTCACCTGCCAAGCTCAGAACCCACTGGGCTCCCAGCACGTCTCCCTGCATCTCTCTGTGGTCT ACCCCCCGCGGCTGctcagcccctcctgctcctgggaCGGCGAGGGGCTGCACTGCAGCTGTTCCTCCCAAGCCCACCCGGCCCCCACCCTGCGCTggcggctgggggaggggctgctggaggggaacCACAGCAACGCCTCCTGGACCATCACCTCCAGCTCTGCAGGGCCCTGGGCGAacagctccctgagcctcagcggGCTGCTGGGCTCTGGCCTCAGACTCAGCTGCGAGGCCCGGAACGCCCACGGGAAACAGAGTGCCACGGTCCTGCTGCTGCCAG ATAAAGGACTCGTCTCAAAAGCATTCACCAATGGAACATTTCTGGGAATTGGCATCATGAccctccttttcctctgcctcctcctggtcAT GAAGACTCTGAAGAAGAAACAGACCCAGGCGGGGACTCCGCCGAGGCCCAGGGCCACACGGAGAAGCACGATCCTGGACTATATCAACGTGTTCCCTAACCCTGGCCCCTTG GCTCAGAATCGGAAAGCCACACCGAGCAGTCCttcccaggcccctcctccaggtgCTCACTCCCTGGAATTTAAGAAGAACCAGAAGGAGCTACATGTTGTTGCCCACACTTGTCCAGGACCCAAATCATTCACTCAAGCCTCAGAATCAGAGAATAACCAAGAGGAGCTCCACTATGCTACCCTCCACTTCTTAGGCCTCAGACCATGGGAGACCCAGGAGCCCAAGGATACCTACTCAGAGTACACAAACATCAAGTTCCACTGA
- the SIGLEC10 gene encoding sialic acid-binding Ig-like lectin 10 isoform X2, translated as MLLLMLLALLWGGSPAQDLGFSLQVQRVVTVQEGLCVRVPCTLSYPPLGWTEDTPALGYWFLAGTDSSVGRPVATNDQNRAVRTVPQDRFQLVGDPQNRNCSLLIREALVEDSALYFFRVERGRYVQYSFMKNQFYLQVTALTQQPDVYAPEILEPGHQVTLICVFNWTFEDCPAPTFSWLGAAVSAPEPRPTSSYFSVLTLTPRPQDHGTHLTCRVDFSRKGVSTERTIRLNVAHAPKDLVISVSRANTSALEPPAHSPHLEAEKGQFLRLLCAADSQPPATLSWALEDRVLSRSHPQGSGTLELVLPGVKPGNSGCYTCRAENRLGSQSRTLDLSVQYAPENLRVMTLHANRTVLENLGNGTSLPVLEGQSLRLLCVTHSNPPARLSWVLGGQTLSPSQPTDPGILELPQIEMEHEGDLTCQAQNPLGSQHVSLHLSVVYKGLVSKAFTNGTFLGIGIMTLLFLCLLLVMKTLKKKQTQAGTPPRPRATRRSTILDYINVFPNPGPLAQNRKATPSSPSQAPPPGAHSLEFKKNQKELHVVAHTCPGPKSFTQASESENNQEELHYATLHFLGLRPWETQEPKDTYSEYTNIKFH; from the exons ATGCTCCTGCTGATGCTCTTGGCCCTGCTGTGGGGCG GGTCCCCGGCTCAGGACCTAGGATTCTCGCTGCAAGTGCAGAGGGTGGTGACGGTGCAGGAgggcctgtgtgtgcgtgtgccctGCACCCTCTCCTACCCCCCGCTAGGCTGGACGGAGGATACCCCGGCTCTTGGCTACTGGTTCCTAGCCGGGACAGACTCGAGCGTCGGAAGACCAGTGGCCACAAACGACCAGAATCGGGCAGTGCGGACTGTGCCCCAGGATCGATTCCAGCTCGTTGGTGATCCCCAGAACCGAAATTgttccctgctgatcagagaggCCCTGGTGGAGGACTCGGCGCTGTACTTCTTTCGGGTGGAGAGAGGCCGTTACGTGCAATACAGTTTTATGAAAAACCAGTTCTATCTGCAAGTGACAG CCCTGACACAGCAGCCAGATGTCTACGCCCCAGAGATCCTGGAGCCAGGACACCAGGTGACACTCATCTGTGTGTTTAACTGGACCTTTGAGGATTGTCCAGCCCCTACTTTCTCCTGGCTGGGGGCCGCCGTCTCCGCCCCAGAACCCAGACCAACGTCCTCCTACTTCTCGGTGCTTACTCTCACGCCGAGACCCCAGGACCATGGCACCCACCTCACCTGCCGCGTAGACTTCTCCAGGAAGGGTGTGAGCACAGAGAGAACCATCCGACTTAATGTCGCCC ATGCCCCCAAAGACCTGGTTATCAGCGTTTCCCGTGCCAACACGTCAG CCCTGGAGCCCCCCGCACACAGCCCACATCTAGAGGCTGAGAAAGGCCAGTTCCTGCGACTGCTCTGTGCTGCCGACAGCCAGCCCCCTGCCACACTGAGCTGGGCCCTGGAGGACAGGGTCCTGTCGAGGTCCCACCCCCAGGGCTCCGGAACCCTCGAGCTGGTGCTGCCGGGGGTAAAGCCTGGGAATTCGGGCTGCTATACCTGCCGAGCCGAGAACAGGCTTGGCTCCCAGAGCCGCACCCTGGACCTCTCTGTGCAGT ATGCCCCAGAGAATCTGAGAGTGATGACCCTGCATGCAAATAGGACAG TCCTGGAAAACCTCGGGAATGGCACATCCCTCCCAGTCCTGGAGGGCCAAAGCTTGCGTCTGCTCTGTGTCACCCACAGCAACCCCCCAGCGCGGTTGAGCTGGGTCCTGGGGGGACAGACTCTgagcccctcccagcccacagACCCTGGGATCCTGGAGCTCCCTCAGATAGAAATGGAGCATGAAGGAGACCTCACCTGCCAAGCTCAGAACCCACTGGGCTCCCAGCACGTCTCCCTGCATCTCTCTGTGGTCT ATAAAGGACTCGTCTCAAAAGCATTCACCAATGGAACATTTCTGGGAATTGGCATCATGAccctccttttcctctgcctcctcctggtcAT GAAGACTCTGAAGAAGAAACAGACCCAGGCGGGGACTCCGCCGAGGCCCAGGGCCACACGGAGAAGCACGATCCTGGACTATATCAACGTGTTCCCTAACCCTGGCCCCTTG GCTCAGAATCGGAAAGCCACACCGAGCAGTCCttcccaggcccctcctccaggtgCTCACTCCCTGGAATTTAAGAAGAACCAGAAGGAGCTACATGTTGTTGCCCACACTTGTCCAGGACCCAAATCATTCACTCAAGCCTCAGAATCAGAGAATAACCAAGAGGAGCTCCACTATGCTACCCTCCACTTCTTAGGCCTCAGACCATGGGAGACCCAGGAGCCCAAGGATACCTACTCAGAGTACACAAACATCAAGTTCCACTGA
- the SIGLEC10 gene encoding sialic acid-binding Ig-like lectin 10 isoform X6 — MLLLMLLALLWGGSPAQDLGFSLQVQRVVTVQEGLCVRVPCTLSYPPLGWTEDTPALGYWFLAGTDSSVGRPVATNDQNRAVRTVPQDRFQLVGDPQNRNCSLLIREALVEDSALYFFRVERGRYVQYSFMKNQFYLQVTALTQQPDVYAPEILEPGHQVTLICVFNWTFEDCPAPTFSWLGAAVSAPEPRPTSSYFSVLTLTPRPQDHGTHLTCRVDFSRKGVSTERTIRLNVAHAPKDLVISVSRANTSDAPENLRVMTLHANRTVLENLGNGTSLPVLEGQSLRLLCVTHSNPPARLSWVLGGQTLSPSQPTDPGILELPQIEMEHEGDLTCQAQNPLGSQHVSLHLSVVYKGLVSKAFTNGTFLGIGIMTLLFLCLLLVMKTLKKKQTQAGTPPRPRATRRSTILDYINVFPNPGPLAQNRKATPSSPSQAPPPGAHSLEFKKNQKELHVVAHTCPGPKSFTQASESENNQEELHYATLHFLGLRPWETQEPKDTYSEYTNIKFH; from the exons ATGCTCCTGCTGATGCTCTTGGCCCTGCTGTGGGGCG GGTCCCCGGCTCAGGACCTAGGATTCTCGCTGCAAGTGCAGAGGGTGGTGACGGTGCAGGAgggcctgtgtgtgcgtgtgccctGCACCCTCTCCTACCCCCCGCTAGGCTGGACGGAGGATACCCCGGCTCTTGGCTACTGGTTCCTAGCCGGGACAGACTCGAGCGTCGGAAGACCAGTGGCCACAAACGACCAGAATCGGGCAGTGCGGACTGTGCCCCAGGATCGATTCCAGCTCGTTGGTGATCCCCAGAACCGAAATTgttccctgctgatcagagaggCCCTGGTGGAGGACTCGGCGCTGTACTTCTTTCGGGTGGAGAGAGGCCGTTACGTGCAATACAGTTTTATGAAAAACCAGTTCTATCTGCAAGTGACAG CCCTGACACAGCAGCCAGATGTCTACGCCCCAGAGATCCTGGAGCCAGGACACCAGGTGACACTCATCTGTGTGTTTAACTGGACCTTTGAGGATTGTCCAGCCCCTACTTTCTCCTGGCTGGGGGCCGCCGTCTCCGCCCCAGAACCCAGACCAACGTCCTCCTACTTCTCGGTGCTTACTCTCACGCCGAGACCCCAGGACCATGGCACCCACCTCACCTGCCGCGTAGACTTCTCCAGGAAGGGTGTGAGCACAGAGAGAACCATCCGACTTAATGTCGCCC ATGCCCCCAAAGACCTGGTTATCAGCGTTTCCCGTGCCAACACGTCAG ATGCCCCAGAGAATCTGAGAGTGATGACCCTGCATGCAAATAGGACAG TCCTGGAAAACCTCGGGAATGGCACATCCCTCCCAGTCCTGGAGGGCCAAAGCTTGCGTCTGCTCTGTGTCACCCACAGCAACCCCCCAGCGCGGTTGAGCTGGGTCCTGGGGGGACAGACTCTgagcccctcccagcccacagACCCTGGGATCCTGGAGCTCCCTCAGATAGAAATGGAGCATGAAGGAGACCTCACCTGCCAAGCTCAGAACCCACTGGGCTCCCAGCACGTCTCCCTGCATCTCTCTGTGGTCT ATAAAGGACTCGTCTCAAAAGCATTCACCAATGGAACATTTCTGGGAATTGGCATCATGAccctccttttcctctgcctcctcctggtcAT GAAGACTCTGAAGAAGAAACAGACCCAGGCGGGGACTCCGCCGAGGCCCAGGGCCACACGGAGAAGCACGATCCTGGACTATATCAACGTGTTCCCTAACCCTGGCCCCTTG GCTCAGAATCGGAAAGCCACACCGAGCAGTCCttcccaggcccctcctccaggtgCTCACTCCCTGGAATTTAAGAAGAACCAGAAGGAGCTACATGTTGTTGCCCACACTTGTCCAGGACCCAAATCATTCACTCAAGCCTCAGAATCAGAGAATAACCAAGAGGAGCTCCACTATGCTACCCTCCACTTCTTAGGCCTCAGACCATGGGAGACCCAGGAGCCCAAGGATACCTACTCAGAGTACACAAACATCAAGTTCCACTGA
- the SIGLEC10 gene encoding sialic acid-binding Ig-like lectin 10 isoform X3, translating into MLLLMLLALLWGGSPAQDLGFSLQVQRVVTVQEGLCVRVPCTLSYPPLGWTEDTPALGYWFLAGTDSSVGRPVATNDQNRAVRTVPQDRFQLVGDPQNRNCSLLIREALVEDSALYFFRVERGRYVQYSFMKNQFYLQVTEPRPTSSYFSVLTLTPRPQDHGTHLTCRVDFSRKGVSTERTIRLNVAHAPKDLVISVSRANTSALEPPAHSPHLEAEKGQFLRLLCAADSQPPATLSWALEDRVLSRSHPQGSGTLELVLPGVKPGNSGCYTCRAENRLGSQSRTLDLSVQYAPENLRVMTLHANRTVLENLGNGTSLPVLEGQSLRLLCVTHSNPPARLSWVLGGQTLSPSQPTDPGILELPQIEMEHEGDLTCQAQNPLGSQHVSLHLSVVYKGLVSKAFTNGTFLGIGIMTLLFLCLLLVMKTLKKKQTQAGTPPRPRATRRSTILDYINVFPNPGPLAQNRKATPSSPSQAPPPGAHSLEFKKNQKELHVVAHTCPGPKSFTQASESENNQEELHYATLHFLGLRPWETQEPKDTYSEYTNIKFH; encoded by the exons ATGCTCCTGCTGATGCTCTTGGCCCTGCTGTGGGGCG GGTCCCCGGCTCAGGACCTAGGATTCTCGCTGCAAGTGCAGAGGGTGGTGACGGTGCAGGAgggcctgtgtgtgcgtgtgccctGCACCCTCTCCTACCCCCCGCTAGGCTGGACGGAGGATACCCCGGCTCTTGGCTACTGGTTCCTAGCCGGGACAGACTCGAGCGTCGGAAGACCAGTGGCCACAAACGACCAGAATCGGGCAGTGCGGACTGTGCCCCAGGATCGATTCCAGCTCGTTGGTGATCCCCAGAACCGAAATTgttccctgctgatcagagaggCCCTGGTGGAGGACTCGGCGCTGTACTTCTTTCGGGTGGAGAGAGGCCGTTACGTGCAATACAGTTTTATGAAAAACCAGTTCTATCTGCAAGTGACAG AACCCAGACCAACGTCCTCCTACTTCTCGGTGCTTACTCTCACGCCGAGACCCCAGGACCATGGCACCCACCTCACCTGCCGCGTAGACTTCTCCAGGAAGGGTGTGAGCACAGAGAGAACCATCCGACTTAATGTCGCCC ATGCCCCCAAAGACCTGGTTATCAGCGTTTCCCGTGCCAACACGTCAG CCCTGGAGCCCCCCGCACACAGCCCACATCTAGAGGCTGAGAAAGGCCAGTTCCTGCGACTGCTCTGTGCTGCCGACAGCCAGCCCCCTGCCACACTGAGCTGGGCCCTGGAGGACAGGGTCCTGTCGAGGTCCCACCCCCAGGGCTCCGGAACCCTCGAGCTGGTGCTGCCGGGGGTAAAGCCTGGGAATTCGGGCTGCTATACCTGCCGAGCCGAGAACAGGCTTGGCTCCCAGAGCCGCACCCTGGACCTCTCTGTGCAGT ATGCCCCAGAGAATCTGAGAGTGATGACCCTGCATGCAAATAGGACAG TCCTGGAAAACCTCGGGAATGGCACATCCCTCCCAGTCCTGGAGGGCCAAAGCTTGCGTCTGCTCTGTGTCACCCACAGCAACCCCCCAGCGCGGTTGAGCTGGGTCCTGGGGGGACAGACTCTgagcccctcccagcccacagACCCTGGGATCCTGGAGCTCCCTCAGATAGAAATGGAGCATGAAGGAGACCTCACCTGCCAAGCTCAGAACCCACTGGGCTCCCAGCACGTCTCCCTGCATCTCTCTGTGGTCT ATAAAGGACTCGTCTCAAAAGCATTCACCAATGGAACATTTCTGGGAATTGGCATCATGAccctccttttcctctgcctcctcctggtcAT GAAGACTCTGAAGAAGAAACAGACCCAGGCGGGGACTCCGCCGAGGCCCAGGGCCACACGGAGAAGCACGATCCTGGACTATATCAACGTGTTCCCTAACCCTGGCCCCTTG GCTCAGAATCGGAAAGCCACACCGAGCAGTCCttcccaggcccctcctccaggtgCTCACTCCCTGGAATTTAAGAAGAACCAGAAGGAGCTACATGTTGTTGCCCACACTTGTCCAGGACCCAAATCATTCACTCAAGCCTCAGAATCAGAGAATAACCAAGAGGAGCTCCACTATGCTACCCTCCACTTCTTAGGCCTCAGACCATGGGAGACCCAGGAGCCCAAGGATACCTACTCAGAGTACACAAACATCAAGTTCCACTGA
- the SIGLEC10 gene encoding sialic acid-binding Ig-like lectin 10 isoform X1 gives MLLLMLLALLWGGSPAQDLGFSLQVQRVVTVQEGLCVRVPCTLSYPPLGWTEDTPALGYWFLAGTDSSVGRPVATNDQNRAVRTVPQDRFQLVGDPQNRNCSLLIREALVEDSALYFFRVERGRYVQYSFMKNQFYLQVTVLTLTPRPQDHGTHLTCRVDFSRKGVSTERTIRLNVAHAPKDLVISVSRANTSALEPPAHSPHLEAEKGQFLRLLCAADSQPPATLSWALEDRVLSRSHPQGSGTLELVLPGVKPGNSGCYTCRAENRLGSQSRTLDLSVQYAPENLRVMTLHANRTVLENLGNGTSLPVLEGQSLRLLCVTHSNPPARLSWVLGGQTLSPSQPTDPGILELPQIEMEHEGDLTCQAQNPLGSQHVSLHLSVVYPPRLLSPSCSWDGEGLHCSCSSQAHPAPTLRWRLGEGLLEGNHSNASWTITSSSAGPWANSSLSLSGLLGSGLRLSCEARNAHGKQSATVLLLPDKGLVSKAFTNGTFLGIGIMTLLFLCLLLVMKTLKKKQTQAGTPPRPRATRRSTILDYINVFPNPGPLAQNRKATPSSPSQAPPPGAHSLEFKKNQKELHVVAHTCPGPKSFTQASESENNQEELHYATLHFLGLRPWETQEPKDTYSEYTNIKFH, from the exons ATGCTCCTGCTGATGCTCTTGGCCCTGCTGTGGGGCG GGTCCCCGGCTCAGGACCTAGGATTCTCGCTGCAAGTGCAGAGGGTGGTGACGGTGCAGGAgggcctgtgtgtgcgtgtgccctGCACCCTCTCCTACCCCCCGCTAGGCTGGACGGAGGATACCCCGGCTCTTGGCTACTGGTTCCTAGCCGGGACAGACTCGAGCGTCGGAAGACCAGTGGCCACAAACGACCAGAATCGGGCAGTGCGGACTGTGCCCCAGGATCGATTCCAGCTCGTTGGTGATCCCCAGAACCGAAATTgttccctgctgatcagagaggCCCTGGTGGAGGACTCGGCGCTGTACTTCTTTCGGGTGGAGAGAGGCCGTTACGTGCAATACAGTTTTATGAAAAACCAGTTCTATCTGCAAGTGA CGGTGCTTACTCTCACGCCGAGACCCCAGGACCATGGCACCCACCTCACCTGCCGCGTAGACTTCTCCAGGAAGGGTGTGAGCACAGAGAGAACCATCCGACTTAATGTCGCCC ATGCCCCCAAAGACCTGGTTATCAGCGTTTCCCGTGCCAACACGTCAG CCCTGGAGCCCCCCGCACACAGCCCACATCTAGAGGCTGAGAAAGGCCAGTTCCTGCGACTGCTCTGTGCTGCCGACAGCCAGCCCCCTGCCACACTGAGCTGGGCCCTGGAGGACAGGGTCCTGTCGAGGTCCCACCCCCAGGGCTCCGGAACCCTCGAGCTGGTGCTGCCGGGGGTAAAGCCTGGGAATTCGGGCTGCTATACCTGCCGAGCCGAGAACAGGCTTGGCTCCCAGAGCCGCACCCTGGACCTCTCTGTGCAGT ATGCCCCAGAGAATCTGAGAGTGATGACCCTGCATGCAAATAGGACAG TCCTGGAAAACCTCGGGAATGGCACATCCCTCCCAGTCCTGGAGGGCCAAAGCTTGCGTCTGCTCTGTGTCACCCACAGCAACCCCCCAGCGCGGTTGAGCTGGGTCCTGGGGGGACAGACTCTgagcccctcccagcccacagACCCTGGGATCCTGGAGCTCCCTCAGATAGAAATGGAGCATGAAGGAGACCTCACCTGCCAAGCTCAGAACCCACTGGGCTCCCAGCACGTCTCCCTGCATCTCTCTGTGGTCT ACCCCCCGCGGCTGctcagcccctcctgctcctgggaCGGCGAGGGGCTGCACTGCAGCTGTTCCTCCCAAGCCCACCCGGCCCCCACCCTGCGCTggcggctgggggaggggctgctggaggggaacCACAGCAACGCCTCCTGGACCATCACCTCCAGCTCTGCAGGGCCCTGGGCGAacagctccctgagcctcagcggGCTGCTGGGCTCTGGCCTCAGACTCAGCTGCGAGGCCCGGAACGCCCACGGGAAACAGAGTGCCACGGTCCTGCTGCTGCCAG ATAAAGGACTCGTCTCAAAAGCATTCACCAATGGAACATTTCTGGGAATTGGCATCATGAccctccttttcctctgcctcctcctggtcAT GAAGACTCTGAAGAAGAAACAGACCCAGGCGGGGACTCCGCCGAGGCCCAGGGCCACACGGAGAAGCACGATCCTGGACTATATCAACGTGTTCCCTAACCCTGGCCCCTTG GCTCAGAATCGGAAAGCCACACCGAGCAGTCCttcccaggcccctcctccaggtgCTCACTCCCTGGAATTTAAGAAGAACCAGAAGGAGCTACATGTTGTTGCCCACACTTGTCCAGGACCCAAATCATTCACTCAAGCCTCAGAATCAGAGAATAACCAAGAGGAGCTCCACTATGCTACCCTCCACTTCTTAGGCCTCAGACCATGGGAGACCCAGGAGCCCAAGGATACCTACTCAGAGTACACAAACATCAAGTTCCACTGA
- the SIGLEC10 gene encoding sialic acid-binding Ig-like lectin 10 isoform X7 has translation MLLLMLLALLWGGSPAQDLGFSLQVQRVVTVQEGLCVRVPCTLSYPPLGWTEDTPALGYWFLAGTDSSVGRPVATNDQNRAVRTVPQDRFQLVGDPQNRNCSLLIREALVEDSALYFFRVERGRYVQYSFMKNQFYLQVTVLTLTPRPQDHGTHLTCRVDFSRKGVSTERTIRLNVAHAPKDLVISVSRANTSDAPENLRVMTLHANRTVLENLGNGTSLPVLEGQSLRLLCVTHSNPPARLSWVLGGQTLSPSQPTDPGILELPQIEMEHEGDLTCQAQNPLGSQHVSLHLSVVYKGLVSKAFTNGTFLGIGIMTLLFLCLLLVMKTLKKKQTQAGTPPRPRATRRSTILDYINVFPNPGPLAQNRKATPSSPSQAPPPGAHSLEFKKNQKELHVVAHTCPGPKSFTQASESENNQEELHYATLHFLGLRPWETQEPKDTYSEYTNIKFH, from the exons ATGCTCCTGCTGATGCTCTTGGCCCTGCTGTGGGGCG GGTCCCCGGCTCAGGACCTAGGATTCTCGCTGCAAGTGCAGAGGGTGGTGACGGTGCAGGAgggcctgtgtgtgcgtgtgccctGCACCCTCTCCTACCCCCCGCTAGGCTGGACGGAGGATACCCCGGCTCTTGGCTACTGGTTCCTAGCCGGGACAGACTCGAGCGTCGGAAGACCAGTGGCCACAAACGACCAGAATCGGGCAGTGCGGACTGTGCCCCAGGATCGATTCCAGCTCGTTGGTGATCCCCAGAACCGAAATTgttccctgctgatcagagaggCCCTGGTGGAGGACTCGGCGCTGTACTTCTTTCGGGTGGAGAGAGGCCGTTACGTGCAATACAGTTTTATGAAAAACCAGTTCTATCTGCAAGTGA CGGTGCTTACTCTCACGCCGAGACCCCAGGACCATGGCACCCACCTCACCTGCCGCGTAGACTTCTCCAGGAAGGGTGTGAGCACAGAGAGAACCATCCGACTTAATGTCGCCC ATGCCCCCAAAGACCTGGTTATCAGCGTTTCCCGTGCCAACACGTCAG ATGCCCCAGAGAATCTGAGAGTGATGACCCTGCATGCAAATAGGACAG TCCTGGAAAACCTCGGGAATGGCACATCCCTCCCAGTCCTGGAGGGCCAAAGCTTGCGTCTGCTCTGTGTCACCCACAGCAACCCCCCAGCGCGGTTGAGCTGGGTCCTGGGGGGACAGACTCTgagcccctcccagcccacagACCCTGGGATCCTGGAGCTCCCTCAGATAGAAATGGAGCATGAAGGAGACCTCACCTGCCAAGCTCAGAACCCACTGGGCTCCCAGCACGTCTCCCTGCATCTCTCTGTGGTCT ATAAAGGACTCGTCTCAAAAGCATTCACCAATGGAACATTTCTGGGAATTGGCATCATGAccctccttttcctctgcctcctcctggtcAT GAAGACTCTGAAGAAGAAACAGACCCAGGCGGGGACTCCGCCGAGGCCCAGGGCCACACGGAGAAGCACGATCCTGGACTATATCAACGTGTTCCCTAACCCTGGCCCCTTG GCTCAGAATCGGAAAGCCACACCGAGCAGTCCttcccaggcccctcctccaggtgCTCACTCCCTGGAATTTAAGAAGAACCAGAAGGAGCTACATGTTGTTGCCCACACTTGTCCAGGACCCAAATCATTCACTCAAGCCTCAGAATCAGAGAATAACCAAGAGGAGCTCCACTATGCTACCCTCCACTTCTTAGGCCTCAGACCATGGGAGACCCAGGAGCCCAAGGATACCTACTCAGAGTACACAAACATCAAGTTCCACTGA